The Shewanella zhangzhouensis genome has a window encoding:
- the moaA gene encoding GTP 3',8-cyclase MoaA, giving the protein MSALCDSFGRKVEYLRLSVTDRCDFRCVYCMEEDPCFLTREQVLSFEELALIGKAFTELGVKKIRLTGGEPLVRTDCTDLVAQLGQLPGLQELSMTTNGSRLAKLAPALRAAGLKRLNISLDTLNPERFEQITRNGKLERVIAGIDAAKQAGFERIKLNAVILKGRNDDEVLDLVDFCRSHQLDIAFIEEMPIGLMDDRETARHLSSDQVRAIIEHRYPLTLSDKRTGGPARYYQMSDSPVHIGFISPHSHNFCHECNRVRVTVEGRLLLCLGNEHSVDLKAILRSHPGDTEAMKAAILAAMPLKPKSHEFDTGAVQILRFMNATGG; this is encoded by the coding sequence ATGTCAGCCCTGTGCGACAGTTTCGGCCGCAAGGTCGAGTACCTGAGGCTATCGGTCACAGACCGCTGTGATTTCCGCTGCGTTTACTGCATGGAAGAAGACCCCTGCTTCCTGACACGGGAGCAGGTGCTCAGCTTTGAGGAACTGGCGCTCATTGGTAAAGCCTTTACTGAGCTGGGGGTGAAGAAAATTCGCCTCACCGGCGGCGAGCCCCTGGTCAGGACCGATTGCACTGATCTGGTGGCGCAACTGGGGCAACTGCCCGGTTTGCAGGAGCTGTCAATGACCACCAATGGCTCGCGGCTGGCCAAACTGGCACCGGCCCTCAGGGCTGCCGGGCTCAAGCGCCTCAATATCAGCCTGGATACCCTTAACCCCGAGCGCTTTGAACAGATCACCCGTAATGGCAAGCTTGAGCGGGTAATAGCCGGTATCGATGCCGCCAAACAGGCAGGTTTCGAGCGCATCAAACTCAATGCCGTTATCCTCAAGGGGCGCAACGACGATGAAGTGCTGGACTTGGTGGACTTTTGCCGCAGCCACCAGCTCGATATCGCCTTTATCGAAGAAATGCCCATAGGTTTGATGGACGATCGCGAAACGGCCCGTCACCTGTCCAGCGACCAGGTGCGCGCCATCATTGAACACCGTTATCCGCTGACGCTCTCAGACAAGCGAACCGGTGGGCCTGCGCGTTATTATCAGATGTCGGACAGCCCGGTGCATATCGGCTTTATCTCGCCCCACAGCCATAACTTTTGCCATGAATGTAACCGGGTGAGGGTGACGGTTGAGGGCCGATTGTTGTTATGCCTCGGGAACGAACACTCGGTCGACCTCAAGGCCATTCTCAGAAGCCATCCCGGCGACACAGAAGCCATGAAAGCAGCCATTCTTGCAGCCATGCCTCTGAAGCCCAAATCCCATGAATTCGATACGGGTGCCGTGCAAATACTGCGCTTTATGAATGCGACCGGAGGCTGA
- a CDS encoding bifunctional molybdopterin-guanine dinucleotide biosynthesis adaptor protein MobB/molybdopterin molybdotransferase MoeA: MTTAFRNPLPVPVLGFCAYSGTGKTTLLLKLIPELNRRGLKLAVVKHAHHDFDVDIPGKDSYELRKAGARQMLVASHVRWALMTEDARDSDPELPHLLNQIEADKVDIVLVEGFKKLSLPKIELHRAAHGKPFIHTQDPDILAVACCDDTQLPSDLPRLDINNVAEIADFVQQYIADWCPATPSLPLAPTCGCEADMSKTLSVRQGMDAILAKVVPVSETEIAPLDELDGRVLPSEAISPVDVPQQTNSAMDGFAFRFADPMPDSLSIVGSSFAGHGFADTLKPGEAVRIMTGAPLPAGADTVQPRELADDRGDTVSLQGKLELGQHVRQAGEDIAKGAVALGAGERIDAAATGLLASLGFDKVQVKRRPRVAVFSTGDEVSAPGEPLAPSCIYDSNRFTIKNLAKRLGCEVIDLGIIEDSEASLMAALEQGASCADVVISSGGVSVGDADYIKTALAKLGQIGFWRINMRPGRPLAFGEINQALFFGLPGNPVAVMVSFLQFVQPALRKLAGENQYQPKFIPAITDEVLRSRAGRTEFFRGIYHLGDDGQLHVKTTGAQGSGMLSSMVKGNCLIVLAEPDEQLAIGSRVYIQPFADLL; this comes from the coding sequence ATGACGACAGCCTTTCGCAATCCCCTTCCCGTGCCTGTATTGGGATTTTGTGCCTACAGTGGCACCGGTAAAACCACCCTTCTGTTGAAACTCATCCCCGAGCTGAACCGCCGTGGGTTAAAGCTGGCTGTCGTTAAACATGCCCACCACGACTTTGATGTGGATATTCCCGGCAAGGACAGCTATGAGCTGCGCAAAGCCGGTGCCCGCCAGATGCTGGTTGCCTCTCACGTGCGCTGGGCACTGATGACCGAAGACGCCCGCGACTCTGACCCCGAACTGCCCCATCTGCTGAACCAAATCGAAGCCGACAAGGTGGATATAGTGCTGGTAGAGGGCTTTAAAAAGCTGTCGCTGCCCAAGATAGAGCTGCACAGAGCCGCCCATGGCAAGCCATTTATTCATACCCAGGACCCGGACATTCTCGCCGTGGCCTGCTGCGACGACACCCAGTTGCCATCCGACCTGCCAAGACTCGATATCAACAACGTGGCCGAAATTGCCGACTTTGTGCAGCAGTATATTGCCGACTGGTGCCCGGCCACCCCGTCATTGCCTCTGGCGCCCACTTGTGGCTGCGAGGCCGATATGAGCAAGACTCTGTCGGTCCGTCAGGGGATGGATGCCATTCTTGCGAAAGTCGTCCCTGTCAGTGAAACCGAAATTGCCCCGCTGGACGAACTCGATGGCAGGGTGCTGCCCAGCGAAGCCATTTCGCCGGTGGACGTGCCCCAGCAAACCAACTCGGCCATGGATGGATTTGCCTTCCGCTTTGCCGACCCCATGCCAGACTCGCTTTCTATTGTTGGATCCTCTTTTGCCGGACACGGTTTTGCCGACACCCTCAAGCCCGGTGAGGCCGTGCGTATCATGACGGGCGCGCCGCTGCCCGCCGGTGCCGATACGGTGCAGCCAAGGGAACTTGCCGATGACAGAGGCGACACTGTGTCGCTTCAGGGCAAGCTGGAATTGGGCCAGCATGTGCGGCAGGCCGGAGAAGACATAGCCAAAGGCGCAGTGGCACTTGGCGCAGGTGAGCGCATCGATGCCGCCGCCACCGGCCTGTTGGCGTCGCTTGGCTTTGACAAGGTACAGGTAAAGCGCCGCCCAAGGGTGGCGGTGTTTTCCACCGGCGATGAGGTGAGCGCCCCGGGAGAGCCCCTCGCGCCCAGCTGCATCTACGACTCCAACCGTTTCACCATCAAAAACTTGGCCAAACGCCTTGGCTGTGAAGTGATTGACCTTGGCATTATTGAAGACTCGGAAGCCAGCCTGATGGCGGCGCTTGAGCAGGGCGCGAGCTGCGCCGATGTGGTAATAAGCTCTGGCGGCGTATCTGTGGGCGATGCCGACTACATCAAGACCGCGCTGGCAAAGCTTGGTCAAATCGGCTTCTGGCGCATCAACATGCGTCCGGGACGGCCACTGGCCTTTGGCGAAATCAATCAGGCTCTGTTTTTTGGTCTGCCCGGTAACCCTGTGGCCGTGATGGTGTCTTTCCTGCAGTTTGTGCAACCGGCCCTGCGCAAACTCGCCGGTGAAAATCAGTACCAGCCCAAATTTATTCCCGCCATCACAGACGAGGTGCTCAGAAGCCGTGCCGGCCGAACCGAGTTTTTCCGGGGTATTTACCATCTGGGAGACGATGGCCAGCTCCATGTCAAAACCACCGGAGCCCAAGGCTCAGGCATGCTGAGCTCAATGGTGAAAGGCAACTGCCTGATAGTGCTCGCTGAGCCCGATGAACAGCTCGCCATCGGCAGCAGGGTCTATATCCAGCCCTTTGCCGATTTGCTCTGA
- a CDS encoding sphingomyelin phosphodiesterase — protein MRKHHALLFTLIFALQPQAYAESLKVMAYNIMQLNVQDWDQVNRAARLPAVLTQLSDQPDVILVSEAFNDEAETALSSLAGLYPYQTANVGENCSGTGWDALTGNCSNSPMVVRGGVVILSKYPILTRKAHVFNHSLQGSWDYYANKGFAYVAIEKNGERFHLIGTHLQATHDDDTAQEHQVRLGQLGEIQAFIEAEQIPATEAVIIGGDMNVEWSKQLEVADMLATVNAGLNFTTPGTGSFSARDNWFTKANAYYFDYSLDYNDTLDYVFWHQDHKQPVNNPEMSVRYPKAEISWYWWYLKGYWNLSSGRYYHNGYYNELSDHYPVQVSLQFN, from the coding sequence ATGAGAAAACATCATGCACTGCTATTTACCCTGATATTTGCCCTGCAACCTCAGGCCTATGCCGAATCACTCAAGGTGATGGCTTACAACATAATGCAGCTCAATGTGCAGGATTGGGATCAGGTCAATCGTGCAGCACGTTTGCCTGCCGTGCTGACACAGCTGTCGGATCAGCCCGACGTCATACTTGTAAGCGAAGCCTTTAACGATGAAGCGGAAACGGCACTGAGTTCCCTTGCCGGTCTATACCCTTATCAAACCGCTAATGTGGGTGAAAACTGCAGCGGCACCGGCTGGGATGCGCTCACCGGAAACTGCTCCAACTCCCCCATGGTGGTGCGTGGCGGCGTGGTTATCCTGTCCAAATACCCCATATTAACCCGCAAGGCCCATGTGTTTAATCACAGCCTGCAGGGCAGTTGGGATTATTATGCCAACAAGGGATTTGCCTATGTCGCCATCGAGAAAAATGGCGAGCGATTCCACCTGATTGGCACTCACCTGCAGGCAACCCACGACGATGACACAGCGCAAGAACATCAGGTACGTCTGGGGCAGCTGGGGGAAATTCAGGCCTTTATCGAGGCCGAGCAGATCCCGGCAACCGAGGCTGTTATTATCGGTGGTGACATGAATGTGGAATGGAGCAAACAGCTGGAAGTGGCCGACATGCTGGCCACAGTAAATGCCGGGCTGAATTTTACTACTCCGGGAACAGGATCTTTCAGCGCCAGGGATAACTGGTTTACCAAGGCCAATGCCTACTACTTTGACTACAGCCTCGACTACAACGATACCCTCGACTACGTATTCTGGCATCAGGACCACAAGCAGCCAGTCAATAACCCGGAGATGTCAGTGCGCTACCCAAAGGCTGAAATCAGCTGGTATTGGTGGTATTTGAAAGGTTATTGGAACTTAAGCTCGGGCCGCTATTACCACAATGGCTACTACAACGAGCTGTCGGATCACTACCCGGTACAGGTGAGCCTCCAGTTCAACTGA
- a CDS encoding DMT family transporter → MSFEYLALLAAACWAVGSLMSATAATHLGAFAFTRIRMLSASVMLWLLALLLGSWHSLTLDSLYLLALSGLIGIFIGDTALFAAMNRLGPRRAGVLFATHSLFSAVLAYLFLGETLWGWTLFGSSLLISGVMVAIFFGKRKNEEHAWENGNQQVKRGMALALLSALCQSVSTLMLKPLMETDIDAVAASAVRMSTAFVLHFALLLLGFSVARARTPATPKVLALTIGNAALSMVLGMTLILQALKHGNAGLVAILSSVSPILVLPLLWLVYRKSPAVGAWLGAIMTVAGTVLILAH, encoded by the coding sequence TTGAGCTTTGAATATCTGGCGTTACTCGCCGCTGCCTGCTGGGCCGTTGGCAGCCTGATGTCGGCCACCGCCGCCACACATCTTGGCGCCTTTGCCTTCACCCGCATCAGAATGCTCAGTGCCAGCGTTATGCTCTGGCTGCTGGCGCTGCTCCTTGGCAGCTGGCACAGCCTGACGCTGGACAGCCTTTATTTGCTGGCACTCTCGGGGCTTATCGGCATTTTCATTGGTGATACGGCGCTGTTTGCCGCCATGAATCGCTTAGGCCCCAGAAGAGCCGGGGTACTCTTTGCCACCCATTCCCTGTTTTCTGCTGTACTGGCCTATTTGTTTCTCGGTGAAACCCTGTGGGGATGGACCCTGTTTGGCAGTAGCCTGCTCATCAGCGGCGTGATGGTGGCCATCTTTTTCGGTAAACGAAAAAACGAAGAACATGCCTGGGAAAACGGTAATCAGCAGGTCAAACGCGGTATGGCACTGGCACTCTTGTCAGCCCTGTGCCAATCGGTGTCGACCCTGATGCTCAAACCCCTGATGGAAACCGATATAGATGCGGTGGCGGCGTCGGCAGTGCGCATGAGTACCGCCTTTGTGCTGCATTTCGCCCTGTTGCTGCTGGGCTTTTCCGTTGCCAGGGCCAGAACCCCTGCCACTCCCAAGGTACTGGCTCTCACCATCGGCAACGCTGCGCTGTCGATGGTACTGGGTATGACACTGATATTGCAGGCACTGAAACACGGCAACGCTGGCCTGGTGGCGATATTGTCGTCCGTCAGCCCTATTCTGGTGTTGCCACTGCTGTGGTTGGTGTATCGCAAGAGTCCCGCAGTGGGTGCATGGCTCGGCGCCATCATGACGGTGGCCGGCACTGTACTGATACTGGCACATTAG
- a CDS encoding ArnT family glycosyltransferase, which yields MTALFRLFADDDKKRVFWALFSLTLLVMLIGIGMRSPWPADEPRFVEVAREMVMGGEWLFPTRGGEFYPDKPPVFMWAIAAVYWLIGDLKLAFLIPNALCGLLTVMLVYDLGCRLWNVRVGRNAALLLLLVPQFLMQAKNAQIDAMVACWITLGCYGLVRHFVLGPHWRWFFASWAFMGLGVITKGVGFLPLLMLLPLAWYRWQMVTGRALLPHQAWSWKVVLGPLAMLGVIALWLVPMLLAVLLDATPEHQAYMNNILFKQTGERYVNAWHHIKPWYFFIFSVIPWLWFPLPLLAIAHGKRVIERIKQDPVIAILLLWVLLVVVFFSLSPGKRNVYILPALPMACLAMAAIIDGEQPRRWFEGLVKGVLWVLGAVLLLAGVLALMHHPKLAARLADYTDDLTGIGMMLLALGGVWLACLWWLRKQISLLNAGAVTLVGWLLVGTWGYMLLDSMRTPQQLMQHTAETIGEDAELGLIKFKEQFILFSPVSVTHFSYLASVEEQERNAWAWMNEGMTEGASAPKRYLLVPEGTTLSCFDMSRGRSMGIAHRDNWLLLDDQAMAASCDAPKRVYRYHTDHPGHWLTD from the coding sequence ATGACAGCATTGTTCAGACTCTTTGCCGATGATGATAAGAAAAGGGTGTTTTGGGCGCTCTTTAGCCTCACGCTGCTGGTGATGCTGATTGGCATTGGCATGCGCTCTCCCTGGCCAGCCGATGAGCCGCGCTTTGTGGAAGTGGCCCGGGAAATGGTGATGGGCGGGGAATGGCTGTTTCCCACCCGCGGCGGAGAATTTTATCCCGATAAGCCCCCGGTATTTATGTGGGCCATTGCCGCTGTGTATTGGTTGATTGGCGATCTGAAACTGGCCTTTCTTATTCCCAACGCCCTCTGCGGCCTGTTGACAGTGATGCTGGTATACGACCTGGGCTGTCGACTTTGGAACGTCAGGGTCGGTCGTAACGCCGCCTTGTTGCTCTTGTTGGTGCCGCAATTTTTGATGCAGGCAAAGAATGCCCAGATAGATGCCATGGTGGCCTGCTGGATTACCCTGGGTTGCTACGGGCTGGTGAGGCATTTTGTACTCGGGCCCCATTGGCGTTGGTTTTTTGCGTCCTGGGCCTTTATGGGGTTGGGGGTTATCACCAAGGGTGTGGGCTTCTTACCACTGCTGATGTTATTGCCTTTGGCCTGGTATCGCTGGCAAATGGTCACCGGCAGGGCACTGTTGCCCCACCAGGCCTGGAGCTGGAAGGTGGTCCTTGGGCCTCTGGCCATGTTGGGTGTGATTGCCCTGTGGCTGGTGCCCATGTTGCTGGCGGTGTTGCTGGATGCCACGCCTGAGCACCAGGCCTATATGAACAACATCCTGTTCAAGCAAACCGGTGAGCGTTACGTTAACGCATGGCACCATATCAAACCCTGGTATTTCTTTATTTTCAGCGTTATTCCCTGGCTCTGGTTCCCGTTGCCGCTGCTGGCAATTGCCCATGGTAAACGTGTTATTGAGCGCATCAAGCAAGACCCCGTTATTGCTATTTTGCTGCTTTGGGTTTTGCTGGTGGTGGTGTTTTTCAGCCTGAGCCCGGGCAAGCGCAACGTGTATATTTTGCCAGCTCTGCCGATGGCCTGTTTGGCTATGGCCGCTATCATCGATGGTGAGCAGCCCAGGCGCTGGTTTGAGGGTTTGGTGAAGGGCGTATTGTGGGTATTGGGCGCCGTACTGCTGCTGGCGGGCGTGCTGGCACTTATGCATCATCCCAAGCTGGCTGCCAGGCTCGCCGATTACACCGACGACTTAACGGGCATAGGTATGATGCTGCTGGCGCTCGGGGGAGTTTGGCTTGCCTGCTTGTGGTGGCTCAGAAAACAAATCTCGCTGCTCAATGCCGGTGCCGTGACATTAGTGGGCTGGCTGCTGGTGGGCACCTGGGGCTATATGCTGCTCGATAGCATGCGTACACCGCAGCAACTGATGCAACATACGGCCGAAACCATAGGAGAAGATGCCGAGCTTGGGCTGATTAAGTTCAAGGAGCAGTTCATTCTGTTTTCTCCTGTGTCTGTGACCCACTTCAGTTACCTGGCGAGCGTCGAAGAGCAGGAGCGCAATGCCTGGGCTTGGATGAACGAGGGGATGACAGAGGGCGCCTCTGCACCAAAGCGTTACTTGCTGGTTCCCGAAGGCACAACCCTGAGCTGTTTTGATATGTCCAGGGGCCGTAGCATGGGCATAGCCCACAGGGACAACTGGCTGTTGCTGGATGACCAAGCCATGGCGGCCAGCTGTGATGCACCCAAACGGGTCTACCGCTACCACACTGACCACCCTGGCCATTGGCTGACGGACTAA
- the mutM gene encoding bifunctional DNA-formamidopyrimidine glycosylase/DNA-(apurinic or apyrimidinic site) lyase, which yields MPELPEVEVTRQGIAPHLEGNRVEALIVRNAGLRWPVPELTQNIVGQTILAVRRRAKYLLIDTQAGTTIVHLGMSGSLRVLPKDTPVEKHDHIDLVMQNGRVLRFNDPRRFGAWLWSELPEAAHPLLEKLGPEPLSAAFHADYLQGALKGKKKAIKLCLMDNAIVVGVGNIYANEALFAAGIHPEAEAGKVDAERLTLLTAEVKAILAQAIKQGGTTLKDFTNADGKPGYFAQKLHVYGRGGETCTECGHLLSEIRLGQRTTVFCSLCQTK from the coding sequence ATGCCAGAATTACCGGAAGTTGAAGTGACCCGCCAGGGCATTGCCCCCCACCTGGAAGGCAACCGCGTTGAAGCCCTCATTGTGCGTAATGCCGGCCTGCGCTGGCCAGTGCCTGAGCTTACACAAAACATCGTTGGCCAAACCATTCTGGCCGTCAGACGCCGGGCCAAATATCTACTGATAGATACGCAGGCGGGTACCACCATTGTCCATCTGGGTATGTCCGGCAGCCTGAGGGTGCTGCCGAAGGATACCCCGGTCGAGAAGCATGATCACATTGACCTGGTCATGCAAAACGGTCGGGTGCTGCGCTTTAACGATCCCCGCCGCTTCGGCGCCTGGCTTTGGAGCGAGTTGCCTGAGGCCGCCCACCCGCTGCTGGAAAAGCTGGGGCCCGAGCCACTGTCGGCCGCGTTCCATGCCGATTACCTGCAAGGGGCACTCAAAGGCAAAAAGAAGGCCATCAAGCTGTGCCTGATGGACAACGCCATAGTGGTTGGAGTGGGTAATATCTACGCTAACGAAGCCCTGTTTGCCGCCGGTATTCACCCCGAGGCCGAAGCGGGTAAAGTGGATGCCGAACGCCTTACGCTGCTTACCGCCGAGGTAAAGGCCATACTGGCACAGGCCATCAAACAGGGGGGCACCACCCTCAAAGACTTTACCAACGCCGACGGCAAGCCCGGTTACTTTGCCCAGAAATTACATGTGTATGGCCGCGGCGGCGAGACCTGCACCGAATGTGGCCACCTGCTGAGTGAAATCCGCCTCGGTCAGCGCACCACGGTATTTTGCAGCCTATGTCAGACAAAATAA
- the mobA gene encoding molybdenum cofactor guanylyltransferase MobA → MSLRIDAVILAGGQARRMGGQDKGLVELLGKPMIEHAITRIQPQVKEILINANRNQNLYAQFADCVFGDEDSGFLGPLAGMVTAMGKTQADLLLVVPCDCPCLPTDLVARMAAGLEAEAADLAVASDGEYEQPVVMLLKPSLRDSMKAFLAAGERKIDFWYAKHKVAVVSFADQPNAFVNVNTPEQIEQLSKALTQ, encoded by the coding sequence ATGTCCTTGCGCATTGATGCCGTCATCCTTGCCGGCGGCCAGGCCCGCCGCATGGGTGGCCAGGATAAGGGGCTGGTAGAGCTCCTTGGCAAACCCATGATTGAACATGCCATTACGCGCATTCAACCTCAGGTTAAGGAGATCCTGATCAACGCCAACCGCAATCAAAACCTGTATGCTCAGTTTGCTGACTGCGTATTCGGTGATGAAGACAGCGGCTTTTTGGGACCGCTCGCAGGCATGGTAACCGCCATGGGCAAAACCCAGGCCGATCTGCTGTTGGTGGTCCCCTGTGACTGTCCTTGCCTGCCCACAGATTTGGTTGCCAGAATGGCGGCAGGATTGGAAGCCGAAGCGGCTGACCTCGCCGTTGCCAGCGATGGCGAGTATGAACAACCCGTGGTGATGCTGCTCAAACCATCACTGCGCGATTCCATGAAGGCTTTTTTAGCGGCCGGCGAGCGCAAAATTGATTTTTGGTACGCCAAACACAAGGTGGCAGTAGTTTCCTTTGCCGACCAGCCCAATGCCTTCGTAAACGTCAACACGCCAGAGCAAATAGAACAACTATCCAAGGCGCTGACACAGTGA
- a CDS encoding ABC transporter ATP-binding protein → MARILAHDLGIRFGQRQLFESANLTFAEGDCIYLMGDNGSGKTTLMKILAGLQAPSHGTVTAQGFPSRGLWQKNKLHGCAVYLHQHPYLFEGSVLENLNLALKLGCLEHSRIEKALDMAQLGHLQHSQASHLSGGERQRLAIARAWLLRPRLLMLDEPVSNMDKDSRELVLDMTEQLKADGTGLLIASHQHGRLTALCQHHWLIQDGRILTGRLEIKTPQPQENEYVLAH, encoded by the coding sequence ATGGCGAGGATCCTTGCCCATGATTTGGGCATTCGCTTCGGCCAGCGGCAGTTGTTTGAGTCGGCAAATCTGACCTTTGCCGAGGGCGATTGCATCTACCTGATGGGTGACAACGGCAGCGGCAAAACCACCCTGATGAAAATTCTTGCCGGATTGCAGGCCCCTTCCCATGGCACGGTAACCGCCCAGGGTTTTCCATCCCGTGGCCTGTGGCAAAAGAACAAACTCCACGGCTGCGCCGTATACCTGCATCAGCATCCGTACCTCTTTGAAGGCAGCGTGCTGGAAAACCTGAACCTTGCCCTTAAACTGGGATGTCTGGAACACTCCCGTATCGAAAAGGCACTGGACATGGCGCAGCTTGGGCACCTTCAACACAGCCAGGCAAGCCATTTGTCAGGTGGTGAGCGCCAGCGTCTCGCCATTGCACGGGCCTGGTTGCTCAGGCCCAGATTACTGATGCTCGATGAGCCTGTATCCAATATGGATAAGGACTCCCGCGAGCTGGTGCTCGACATGACAGAACAACTCAAGGCAGACGGCACCGGCTTGCTGATAGCCAGCCACCAGCATGGCCGCTTAACGGCACTGTGCCAACATCATTGGCTTATTCAGGACGGCCGCATACTCACGGGACGCCTTGAGATCAAAACGCCACAACCACAGGAAAACGAATATGTCCTTGCGCATTGA
- a CDS encoding glycosyltransferase family 2 protein has translation MISVVIPAKDETGNIGNLVKEIAAALEGQSDFEVVVVDDGSTDATGQEVLQAAADCGCNASVVRHRKSTGQSTAVHSGVLHAKGDWIVTLDADGQNDPADIPAMIAIARTITNSHFCIAGYRKNRKDTAWKRFQSRVANRIRDALLHDGVPDTGCGLKLFPRETFLRLPHFNHMHRYLPALIRRLGGEIRISEVNHRDRGAGVSKYNAWNRAWVGIVDLMGVMWLIRRGKIAEVERVDGYNHP, from the coding sequence ATGATTTCAGTGGTTATTCCTGCGAAAGACGAGACCGGAAACATAGGCAATCTGGTCAAAGAAATCGCAGCGGCGCTCGAAGGCCAATCAGACTTCGAAGTAGTGGTAGTTGACGACGGCAGTACGGATGCAACCGGCCAGGAAGTGTTGCAGGCGGCGGCAGATTGCGGCTGTAATGCCAGTGTGGTGCGTCACCGCAAGAGTACCGGCCAAAGCACAGCGGTGCACTCCGGGGTGTTGCATGCCAAGGGTGACTGGATTGTGACTCTGGATGCCGATGGTCAAAACGATCCTGCCGATATCCCCGCCATGATTGCCATTGCCCGCACCATTACAAATTCGCATTTTTGTATTGCCGGGTATCGCAAGAATCGGAAAGACACCGCCTGGAAACGTTTTCAGTCGCGAGTCGCCAATCGTATCCGCGATGCCCTGCTGCACGATGGGGTACCTGACACCGGCTGCGGCCTGAAGCTGTTCCCGCGGGAAACCTTTCTGCGCCTGCCCCATTTCAACCATATGCACAGGTACTTGCCGGCACTGATCCGCCGTCTTGGCGGCGAAATCCGTATCAGCGAAGTCAACCACAGAGACAGGGGCGCCGGCGTGTCCAAATACAATGCCTGGAACCGTGCCTGGGTGGGCATTGTCGACCTGATGGGCGTCATGTGGCTTATCCGCAGAGGCAAGATAGCTGAGGTGGAACGGGTGGACGGTTACAATCATCCATGA
- a CDS encoding TVP38/TMEM64 family protein, which produces MKRLGKLSLTLTMLILLMLAAREGWFDHLTDSNWVARFVKEGGVQALAVLLLAGSLFTAVGGPRQAIAFVCGFAMGGLYGALFSTLATLLGCLMSFYFARLTVRSSLSRRFGHRLQRFEALLAQKTWLKVLMIRLLPVGSNLLTNLLAGTTRVGVGGFLLGSALGYLPQMLIFSFAGAGIGLADHIQLGVSVVLFILSSAIGAYLYRSHLKRQVDEFAEES; this is translated from the coding sequence CTGAAACGGCTCGGTAAATTATCTCTCACCCTGACAATGCTCATCCTGCTGATGCTGGCCGCCAGGGAGGGATGGTTCGACCATCTCACCGACAGCAACTGGGTGGCCCGTTTCGTCAAAGAGGGCGGTGTGCAGGCGTTGGCGGTATTGCTGCTAGCCGGCAGCCTCTTTACTGCGGTGGGTGGGCCAAGGCAGGCCATTGCCTTTGTGTGCGGCTTTGCCATGGGTGGCCTCTATGGCGCACTCTTTTCAACCCTGGCGACCTTGCTGGGCTGCCTGATGAGCTTTTATTTTGCCAGACTCACGGTAAGAAGCAGTTTAAGCCGCCGCTTTGGCCACAGATTGCAACGCTTTGAGGCACTGCTGGCTCAAAAAACCTGGCTTAAGGTATTGATGATACGCCTGTTGCCGGTGGGCAGTAATTTGCTCACCAATCTCCTTGCCGGCACCACCCGGGTCGGGGTGGGCGGCTTCCTGCTTGGCAGTGCCCTGGGTTACCTGCCACAAATGTTGATTTTCAGTTTTGCCGGCGCCGGCATTGGCCTTGCGGATCATATCCAGCTTGGGGTCAGCGTCGTGCTCTTTATTCTCTCCAGCGCCATTGGCGCTTACCTGTACCGCAGCCATCTTAAGCGGCAGGTAGATGAATTTGCCGAAGAATCGTAA